The following are encoded in a window of Dysidea avara chromosome 4, odDysAvar1.4, whole genome shotgun sequence genomic DNA:
- the LOC136254554 gene encoding uncharacterized protein, producing the protein MARGIILDDDEVAVSFESEVYKGCSTRGDAIEVTLKASRNASLPYSAIVWPMELPSNECNRAIVNVDFSCDHVVIRFNPGETEQSGNVTLLESNPYKGAALKCFSLTLVIPAKNEVAVNLSQQQYSIAAITCQTG; encoded by the exons ATGGCAAGAGGGATCATTTTGGATGATGATG AGGTTGCTGTATCGTTTGAATCAGAAGTGTACAAAGGTTGCAGTACTAGAGGTGATGCAATAGAAGTGACACTGAAAGCATCAAGAAATGCATCCCTTCCATACAGTGCGATAGTATGGCCAATGGAGTTACCATCCAATGAATGTAATCGGGCCATAGTTAATGTTGATTTCTCATGTGATCATGTAGTCATCAGATTTAATCCAGGAGAAACAGAACAATCAGGAAATGTTACTCTATTGGAATCTAATCCATACaagggtgcagccttaaaatgTTTTAGTCTGACCTTAGTTATACCTGCCAAAAATGAAGTTGCTGTTAATCTTAGCCAGCAGCAATACTCCATTGCAGCCATTACCTGTCAAACTGGATGA